One genomic region from Phragmites australis chromosome 1, lpPhrAust1.1, whole genome shotgun sequence encodes:
- the LOC133926166 gene encoding protein root UVB sensitive 6-like yields MAPEVGLKRSATQTITLPPPDAQLAVRDVMRSTIPTPPAEALAAPERAAPAAAVEGFLCLEEVDGRRWSYVAGGGAGKGRGGGGAAVPAGPSIRAVPLQSPLPPAEEIMTFIRSYVVPEGFPDSVTPSYVPYMTWRALKHFFGGAMGVFTTRTLLSSVGVSQNKVTPGAIAINWILKDGAGRVGKMLFARQGKKFDYDLKQLRFSSDLFLEIGAGIELATAAFPQFFLPMACVANVVKNVAAVTSTSTRTPIYKAYARGENIGDVTAKGESVANIADLLGTGLSIFISKRNPSLVTSFALLSCGYLLSSYHEVRSVVLNTLNRARFTVAVDSFIKTGSIPSLKEGNSQETIFNPPWRHEPIAIGSRFGEAFQEPASFVAIRPLFEDERYIVTYNPTKDKVYALLKDQAKSDDILKAAFHAHVLLHFINASHARMLKQKQKQVNSNRSDNYGNLYSRNMDFLAHIAESCKIVSSSYGTFKKKAREQGWIMSESLLNPGKARLCGRRPQ; encoded by the exons ATGGCGCCGGAGGTGGGGCTCAAGCGGTCGGCCACGCAGACCATCACGCTGCCGCCGCCCGACGCGCAGCTTGCGGTGCGCGATGTCATGCGGTCCACGATCCCGACGCCGCCCGCCGAGGCGCTGGCGGCTCCAGAGAGGGCGGCGCCCGCCGCGGCGGTGGAGGGGTTCCTGTGCCTGGAGGAGGTTGacgggaggaggtggagctACGTGGCGGGCGGCGGGGCCGGGAAGGGgaggggcgggggcggggccgCAGTCCCAGCGGGGCCCTCCATCAGGGCCGTGCCGCTTCAGTCGCCGCTTCCGCCCGCCGAG GAAATAATGACATTCATAAGATCATATGTTGTGCCTGAAGGGTTTCCAGACAGTGTCACACCTTCATACGTCCCATACATGACCTGGAGGGCGCTGAAG CACTTCTTTGGTGGAGCCATGGGGGTGTTTACGACAAGAACATTGCTGAGCTCTGTTGGAGTCTCTCAAAACAAGGTAACACCAGGTGCCATTGCTATCAACTGGATCCTCAAG GATGGTGCTGGGCGTGTCGGAAAAATGCTTTTTGCCCGTCAAGGAAAGAAGTTTGACTACGACCTAAAGCAG CTGAGGTTTTCTAGTGATCTCTTTCTGGAGATAGGAGCTGGGATAGAATTAGCTACTGCAGCATTCCCTCAATTTTTCTTGCCTATGGCTTGCGTAGCAAATGTTGTAAAG AATGTAGCTGCTGTTACATCGACCTCAACTCGCACTCCAATCTACAAGGCATATGCAAGAGGGGAAAATATTGGAGATGTCACTGCTAAAGGCGAATCTGTTGCGAACATTGCAGATCTG CTGGGCACTGGTCTGAGCATCTTTATCTCAAAAAGGAATCCATCATTGGTGACTTCGTTTGCCTTACTGTCCTGTGGATACCTCCTGAGTTCATATCATGAG GTGAGATCTGTTGTGCTGAATACCCTAAACAGAGCAAGGTTTACCGTCGCAGTGGATTCCTTTATTAAAACTG GTTCCATCCCCTCCTTGAAGGAAGGAAACTCACAGGAGACAATATTTAATCCACCTTGGCGGCATGAGCCAATTGCAATAG GTTCACGATTTGGAGAAGCATTTCAAGAGCCTGCTTCATTTGTTGCCATAAGGCCTCTGTTTGAG GATGAGAGATACATTGTAACATATAACCCAACAAAGGATAAGGTATATGCTTTGCTCAAGGACCAAGCAAAGTCAGATGACATTCTCAAAGCTGCTTTCCAT GCTCATGTGCTATTGCATTTCATAAATGCATCACATGCTCGGATGCTGaaacagaagcagaagcaggtGAACTCCAACCGATCAGATAACTATGGAAACCTGTACTCAAGAAACATGGATTTCCTGGCGCACATCGCTGAATCTTGCAAAATCGTTTCCTCATCATATGGAACTTTCAAGAAGAAAGCAAGAGAGCAG GGTTGGATCATGTCAGAATCACTGCTCAACCCTGGAAAGGCTCGATTGTGTGGGAGAAGACCACAATGA
- the LOC133926187 gene encoding PHD finger protein ALFIN-LIKE 6 isoform X2, producing the protein MEGGSGAAYAARTAEEVFRDYRGRRAGMIRALTTDVDKFFKLCDPEKENLCLYGYPNETWEVTLPAEEVPPEIPEPALGINFAKDGMNEKDWLALVAVHSDSWLLSVAFYFGARFGFDKEARKRLFNMINNLPTIFEVVTGNAKKQTKEKTPNSSSKSNKPSTKVSRAESRSKAKVSTPKDEEESGDDHGDEEEERDNTLCGTCGTNDGKDEFWICCDNCERWYHGKCVKITPARAEHIKQYKCPDCSNKRARA; encoded by the exons ATGGAAGGCGGCTCGGGGGCGGCGTACGCCGCGCGCACCGCGGAGGAGGTCTTCCGCGACtaccgcggccgccgcgccggcaTGATCAGGGCCCTCACCACCG ATGTGGACAAGTTCTTCAAGCTCTGCGATCCCG AAAAGGAGAACTTGTGCCTTTATGGGTATCCTAATGAGACGTGGGAGGTGACCTTGCCAGCTGAGGAAGTACCCCCAGAGATTCCTGAACCAGCATTAGGAATCAACTTCGCTAAGGATGGCATGAATGAGAAGGACTGGTTGGCGCTAGTTGCAGTTCACAGTGATTCCTGGTTACTATCTGTTGCATTCTACTTTGGAGCCCGGTTCGGGTTTGACAAAGAAGCTAG GAAGCGACTCTTCAACATGATAAACAACTTGCCTACGATATTTGAGGTAGTGACAGGAAATGCCAAGAAACAGACAAAGGAGAAGACACCTAATAGTAGCAGCAAAAGCAACAAACCTAGTACAAAAGTG TCAAGAGCTGAGTCTCGTTCAAAGGCTAAGGTTTCAACCCCCAAAGATGAAGAAGAGAGCGGTGACGACCatggggatgaggaggaagagcgTGACAACACTCTTTGTGGAACTTGCGGAACTAATGATGGCAAGGACGAATTCTGGATCTGCTGTGATAACTGCGAGAGGTGGTACCATGGAAAGTGCGTCAAGATTACGCCGGCTCGAGCTGAGCATATCAAGCAGTACAAGTGCCCAGATTGCAGCAACAAGAGGGCCAGGGCGTGA
- the LOC133926187 gene encoding PHD finger protein ALFIN-LIKE 6 isoform X1, which translates to MEGGSGAAYAARTAEEVFRDYRGRRAGMIRALTTDVDKFFKLCDPEKENLCLYGYPNETWEVTLPAEEVPPEIPEPALGINFAKDGMNEKDWLALVAVHSDSWLLSVAFYFGARFGFDKEARKRLFNMINNLPTIFEVVTGNAKKQTKEKTPNSSSKSNKPSTKVQSRAESRSKAKVSTPKDEEESGDDHGDEEEERDNTLCGTCGTNDGKDEFWICCDNCERWYHGKCVKITPARAEHIKQYKCPDCSNKRARA; encoded by the exons ATGGAAGGCGGCTCGGGGGCGGCGTACGCCGCGCGCACCGCGGAGGAGGTCTTCCGCGACtaccgcggccgccgcgccggcaTGATCAGGGCCCTCACCACCG ATGTGGACAAGTTCTTCAAGCTCTGCGATCCCG AAAAGGAGAACTTGTGCCTTTATGGGTATCCTAATGAGACGTGGGAGGTGACCTTGCCAGCTGAGGAAGTACCCCCAGAGATTCCTGAACCAGCATTAGGAATCAACTTCGCTAAGGATGGCATGAATGAGAAGGACTGGTTGGCGCTAGTTGCAGTTCACAGTGATTCCTGGTTACTATCTGTTGCATTCTACTTTGGAGCCCGGTTCGGGTTTGACAAAGAAGCTAG GAAGCGACTCTTCAACATGATAAACAACTTGCCTACGATATTTGAGGTAGTGACAGGAAATGCCAAGAAACAGACAAAGGAGAAGACACCTAATAGTAGCAGCAAAAGCAACAAACCTAGTACAAAAGTG CAGTCAAGAGCTGAGTCTCGTTCAAAGGCTAAGGTTTCAACCCCCAAAGATGAAGAAGAGAGCGGTGACGACCatggggatgaggaggaagagcgTGACAACACTCTTTGTGGAACTTGCGGAACTAATGATGGCAAGGACGAATTCTGGATCTGCTGTGATAACTGCGAGAGGTGGTACCATGGAAAGTGCGTCAAGATTACGCCGGCTCGAGCTGAGCATATCAAGCAGTACAAGTGCCCAGATTGCAGCAACAAGAGGGCCAGGGCGTGA